In Halorubrum sp. PV6, a single window of DNA contains:
- a CDS encoding helix-hairpin-helix domain-containing protein, which produces MELEAIPGVGAKTAASLRELDDPVATVESGDVAAIARAPGVNEARAARIARGAIRRRHGDDGRVLATDRAREVYRSAIDLLRERTVTDYAAKRLETFYPSAAASRIEEAQAFVESAVEREPAPAVREALAGVEPLVDPKTVRVRDRCLATADAETLARAESAVPELSVETVDDARDVSELARSYATVIVLDESFAGLDVDGDVHVRPDALENPAETVPERLLAFFAANRERLAAAAAVHEAADLAPAADLDALRGALDRLDDDGTIVGDAELERLTAAVDDLDAAVSTAESVADDRLRDAIRERDVTIEGTDFLSLVEQGARVDSLLDRELADEYDAAIERAREHLVDALRLEPDEAELAARVFGDDPSFPVEHDETAVSRLRTELSAARDRRAARLKAELATDLGALREPVEELVRDALELDVELAVARFARDFDCVLPDVVGPDAAGAEGGGFRIEGGRSPLLDVDFSEAEPIDYGVSGATLLSGVNSGGKTSTLDLVALVVVLAQMGMPVPAKSATVERFEEVHYYAKSQGTLDAGAFEATLRDFGDLVEGADGRLVLVDELESITEPGASAKIIAGILEALDEQDATAVFVSHLAREIRDAADFAVAVDGIEAAGLVDGELEVNRSPRKGHLARSTPELIVEKLAGDRDSDFYEALLEKF; this is translated from the coding sequence ATGGAGTTAGAGGCGATCCCCGGCGTCGGCGCGAAGACGGCCGCGTCGCTCCGCGAGCTCGACGACCCGGTGGCGACCGTCGAATCCGGCGACGTGGCAGCGATCGCTCGCGCGCCGGGCGTGAACGAGGCGCGGGCCGCCCGCATCGCCCGCGGCGCGATCCGGCGGCGACACGGCGACGACGGGCGGGTGTTGGCGACCGATCGCGCCCGCGAGGTGTACCGCTCGGCGATCGATCTCCTGCGCGAGCGCACCGTCACCGACTACGCCGCGAAGCGGCTGGAGACGTTCTACCCGAGTGCGGCGGCCTCGCGGATCGAGGAGGCGCAGGCGTTCGTCGAGTCGGCGGTCGAGCGCGAGCCCGCTCCCGCGGTCCGGGAGGCGCTCGCCGGGGTCGAACCCCTCGTCGACCCGAAGACAGTCCGGGTCCGCGACCGCTGTCTCGCGACGGCCGACGCCGAGACGCTCGCCCGCGCGGAGTCCGCGGTGCCGGAGCTGTCGGTCGAGACCGTCGACGATGCCCGCGACGTCTCCGAGCTGGCGCGGTCGTACGCGACCGTGATCGTCTTAGACGAGTCGTTCGCCGGGCTCGACGTGGACGGCGACGTGCACGTCCGGCCGGACGCACTTGAGAACCCGGCCGAGACCGTCCCCGAGCGCCTGCTCGCCTTTTTCGCCGCGAACCGCGAGCGGCTGGCGGCGGCGGCGGCGGTCCACGAGGCGGCGGACCTCGCTCCGGCCGCCGACCTCGACGCGCTCCGAGGCGCGCTCGACCGGCTCGACGACGACGGGACGATCGTCGGCGACGCGGAACTCGAACGGCTGACGGCCGCCGTCGACGACTTAGACGCCGCGGTGTCGACCGCGGAGTCCGTCGCCGACGACCGGCTGCGCGACGCGATCCGCGAGCGCGACGTGACCATCGAGGGGACCGACTTCCTCTCCCTCGTCGAGCAGGGCGCGCGGGTCGACTCGCTGCTCGACCGGGAGCTCGCGGACGAGTACGACGCCGCAATCGAGCGCGCCCGCGAACACCTAGTCGACGCGCTCCGGCTCGAACCGGACGAAGCGGAGCTGGCCGCGCGGGTCTTCGGCGACGACCCCTCGTTCCCGGTCGAACACGACGAGACCGCGGTGTCGCGGCTCCGCACGGAGCTTTCGGCGGCGCGCGACCGGCGGGCCGCCCGCCTGAAAGCGGAGCTCGCGACCGACCTCGGCGCGCTCAGAGAGCCGGTCGAGGAGTTGGTGCGGGACGCCCTCGAACTCGACGTGGAGCTCGCCGTCGCGCGGTTCGCCCGCGACTTCGACTGCGTGCTGCCCGACGTGGTCGGGCCGGACGCGGCGGGGGCGGAAGGCGGCGGGTTTCGGATCGAGGGCGGGCGCTCCCCGCTCCTCGACGTCGACTTCAGCGAGGCCGAACCGATCGACTACGGGGTGTCGGGCGCGACGCTCCTCTCCGGCGTTAACTCCGGCGGGAAGACCTCGACGCTCGATCTGGTCGCGCTCGTGGTCGTCTTAGCGCAGATGGGGATGCCCGTTCCCGCGAAGTCGGCGACCGTCGAGCGGTTCGAAGAGGTCCACTACTACGCGAAATCGCAGGGCACCCTCGACGCGGGCGCGTTCGAGGCGACGCTCCGGGACTTCGGCGACCTCGTCGAGGGCGCGGACGGGCGGCTCGTGTTGGTCGACGAACTCGAATCGATCACGGAGCCGGGCGCCTCGGCGAAGATCATCGCGGGGATCCTCGAAGCGCTCGACGAACAGGACGCCACCGCCGTCTTCGTCTCGCACCTCGCGCGGGAGATCCGCGACGCCGCCGACTTCGCGGTCGCCGTCGACGGCATCGAGGCGGCCGGGCTCGTCGACGGCGAACTCGAGGTGAACCGCTCGCCGCGAAAGGGGCACCTCGCGCGGTCGACGCCGGAGCTCATCGTCGAGAAACTCGCCGGCGACCGCGACAGCGACTTCTACGAGGCGCTGTTAGAGAAGTTCTGA
- a CDS encoding cupin domain-containing protein, with translation MRDTTDDAAAPTPVVRRGDDVDYAAVEAAAGLTKGVLLDESDGAPNFAMRRFELAAGAEVPRHTNAVEHEQYVLAGEYVVGIGETEHVVEPGDALLIPAGVEHWYRNEGDEAGAFICAVPNGDDDIELVE, from the coding sequence ATGCGCGACACCACCGACGACGCGGCGGCCCCGACGCCCGTCGTGAGACGCGGCGACGACGTCGACTACGCGGCGGTCGAGGCCGCTGCCGGGCTCACGAAGGGCGTCCTGCTCGACGAGTCCGACGGCGCCCCGAACTTCGCGATGCGCCGCTTCGAACTCGCGGCCGGCGCCGAGGTCCCGCGACACACGAACGCGGTCGAACACGAGCAGTACGTCCTCGCCGGCGAGTACGTCGTCGGCATCGGCGAGACGGAACACGTCGTCGAGCCCGGCGACGCGCTCCTCATCCCCGCCGGCGTCGAACACTGGTACCGGAACGAGGGCGACGAGGCCGGCGCGTTCATCTGTGCGGTGCCGAACGGCGACGACGACATCGAACTCGTCGAGTAG
- a CDS encoding response regulator produces the protein MTDSIIAEFGAVVDFSRSTSGAPSRGRIAMTPAQIRVRSGEVTRRIDVDEVFDIVRDVSMAAAADSTETVTLAFDSGGRRETLAVQADAATLVKFQRLLFRQLLVDAAVSVAHRRADDQTDDRRPCRLAVSATEIRFEPTDGGDRITVHRDDVTRFSLSGTDAPAVVLYLSAADRAERLGVRFPSFRLLNLFGRYLRADLLAVDALGSVSDGSGAIEVLLVDDDEQSREMTRVFLSEQSDRLSITEAESPLAALERLSDPRRAARIDCIVSDYKMPEMDGIEFLSAVRDRHPTLPFILYTGRGSETVAKKAILDDVTDYVEKEVGPKQYETLVERIEKAVR, from the coding sequence TTGACCGATTCGATCATCGCCGAGTTCGGGGCCGTCGTCGATTTTAGTCGTTCGACGAGCGGCGCGCCGAGTCGCGGGCGCATCGCGATGACGCCCGCACAGATCCGCGTCCGGTCCGGGGAGGTGACGCGCCGGATCGACGTCGACGAGGTCTTCGACATCGTGCGGGACGTCTCGATGGCCGCCGCCGCCGACTCGACTGAGACCGTCACGCTCGCGTTCGACAGCGGCGGTCGGCGCGAGACGCTCGCCGTGCAGGCCGACGCCGCGACGCTCGTGAAGTTCCAGCGCCTGCTCTTCCGGCAGCTGCTCGTCGACGCGGCGGTGTCCGTCGCCCACCGGCGCGCGGACGACCAGACCGACGACAGGCGGCCCTGCCGGCTCGCCGTCTCGGCCACGGAGATACGGTTCGAACCGACGGACGGCGGCGACCGGATCACCGTCCACCGGGACGATGTCACCCGGTTCAGCCTCTCGGGGACCGACGCGCCGGCGGTCGTCCTGTACCTGAGCGCGGCGGACCGGGCGGAGCGGCTCGGCGTCCGGTTCCCGTCGTTCCGCCTGTTGAACCTCTTCGGGCGGTACCTCCGCGCCGACCTGCTCGCGGTCGACGCGCTCGGGTCGGTGTCGGACGGGAGCGGCGCCATCGAGGTGCTGCTCGTCGACGACGACGAGCAGAGCCGCGAGATGACCCGCGTATTCTTAAGCGAACAGTCGGACCGGCTCTCGATAACCGAGGCTGAGAGCCCGCTTGCGGCGCTCGAACGGCTCTCCGACCCGCGTCGCGCGGCGCGGATCGACTGTATCGTCAGCGACTACAAGATGCCGGAGATGGACGGCATCGAGTTCCTCAGCGCCGTCCGGGACCGCCATCCGACGCTCCCCTTTATCCTGTACACCGGGCGGGGCAGCGAGACGGTAGCGAAGAAGGCGATCCTCGACGACGTGACCGACTACGTCGAGAAAGAGGTCGGCCCGAAACAGTACGAGACGCTCGTCGAACGGATCGAGAAGGCCGTTCGGTGA
- a CDS encoding EamA family transporter, producing the protein MDAGLPAAIGAALVWGTYIFVLKRSFSGYPPAGLTVLLNAAALAWFLPVTAATIDFAPAGSGSGLAGVAAGVLQAVATVDPAAVGVVALTASATAAAFVLFLKAIEGGDVSYVTPINKVIPMFVLPLEVLLLGEVLAPIQVAGVVVATAAVYVANYEPGSLLAPLYGAVRSRPAQLALLSAACYAVGDLGKRVALQELAIPGTLWVPLLLAGAGLILLPAAVRNPASVTRGDLPKFLAAGGLVALGEYLTTVAFAALPASVASPVINTQAIVAVVLGGIILGERYFRIRLVAALLAVVGVTMIAL; encoded by the coding sequence ATGGACGCCGGCCTCCCTGCCGCGATCGGCGCTGCGCTCGTCTGGGGGACCTACATCTTCGTGCTGAAGCGCTCGTTCTCCGGCTACCCGCCGGCCGGGCTGACGGTGCTCCTCAACGCCGCCGCGCTCGCGTGGTTCCTCCCCGTCACCGCCGCGACGATCGATTTCGCTCCCGCCGGGTCCGGTTCCGGACTCGCCGGCGTCGCCGCCGGAGTCTTACAAGCGGTGGCGACCGTCGACCCCGCCGCCGTCGGCGTCGTCGCCCTGACCGCGTCGGCGACCGCGGCCGCGTTCGTGCTGTTCCTCAAAGCGATCGAGGGGGGTGACGTCTCGTACGTGACGCCGATCAACAAGGTGATCCCGATGTTCGTGCTCCCGCTCGAGGTCCTGCTGCTCGGCGAGGTGCTCGCGCCGATACAGGTCGCGGGCGTCGTCGTCGCCACCGCCGCCGTGTACGTCGCGAACTACGAGCCGGGGAGCCTGCTCGCGCCGCTGTACGGCGCCGTCCGCTCTCGGCCCGCCCAGCTCGCGCTGTTGAGCGCGGCCTGTTACGCCGTCGGCGACCTCGGCAAGCGGGTGGCGCTCCAGGAGCTCGCGATCCCCGGCACCCTGTGGGTGCCCCTGCTGCTCGCGGGCGCCGGCCTCATCCTGCTGCCCGCCGCCGTTCGGAACCCGGCGAGCGTGACGCGCGGCGACCTCCCGAAGTTCCTCGCCGCGGGCGGGTTGGTCGCGCTCGGCGAGTACCTGACGACGGTCGCGTTCGCGGCGCTGCCGGCGAGCGTCGCCTCGCCCGTGATCAACACGCAGGCCATCGTCGCCGTCGTCCTCGGCGGGATCATCCTCGGCGAGCGCTACTTCCGGATCCGGCTCGTCGCCGCCCTCCTCGCGGTCGTCGGCGTGACGATGATCGCTTTATAA
- a CDS encoding DUF309 domain-containing protein codes for MDDHTRDPGVAPPLGNPTGWHAADDASAPDDARLAGGYWEHATLRRATEHGVRLFNAGEYHESHDCFEDEWYNYGSGTPESAFLHGMVQVAAGAYKHVDFGNDDGMRSLFETALAYLRGLPDDFYGVDLEEVRETLRAACDGPAAIDGWKISIDGARPEAYPADYEYAERIDEGH; via the coding sequence ATGGACGATCACACCCGCGATCCCGGCGTCGCCCCGCCGCTCGGGAACCCGACCGGGTGGCACGCGGCCGACGACGCGTCGGCGCCAGACGACGCGCGGCTCGCCGGCGGGTACTGGGAACACGCCACGCTTCGGCGGGCGACGGAACACGGCGTTCGGCTGTTCAACGCCGGCGAGTACCACGAGTCGCACGACTGCTTCGAAGACGAGTGGTACAACTACGGCAGCGGCACCCCGGAGAGCGCGTTCCTGCACGGGATGGTGCAGGTCGCGGCGGGCGCGTACAAACACGTCGACTTCGGGAACGACGACGGGATGCGGTCGCTCTTCGAGACCGCGCTGGCGTACCTCCGCGGGCTCCCCGACGACTTCTACGGGGTCGACCTCGAGGAGGTTCGCGAGACGCTCCGAGCCGCCTGCGATGGCCCGGCCGCGATCGACGGGTGGAAGATTTCCATCGACGGCGCTCGCCCGGAGGCGTACCCGGCGGATTACGAGTACGCGGAGCGGATCGACGAAGGTCACTGA
- a CDS encoding succinylglutamate desuccinylase/aspartoacylase family protein: protein MDVYDLGSGEPEVAVVGGIHGDEPCGARAVRRLLDADPDVERPVRLIVANEAALDAGVRYLDADLNRAFPGDPDAAAHEERLAADLLDALAGCSTLAIHSTQSYAEPFAVVDSMDEVARAVAPHLPVDTVIQTDAFTEGRLIEHPHTLEVEAGLQGSDGAADNAYWLSRAFLAATGVLPAPGAEGVVDAGGREAVEVFRLRDRIPKPDAEAYEVFARNFERVEAGEAFAAAGDEQLRADEPFYPVLLSPYGYRDQFGYVADRVGTIE, encoded by the coding sequence ATGGACGTATACGACCTGGGCAGCGGGGAGCCGGAGGTCGCGGTCGTCGGCGGGATCCACGGCGACGAGCCCTGCGGCGCGCGTGCGGTCCGACGCCTGCTCGATGCCGACCCCGACGTCGAGCGCCCGGTGCGGCTGATCGTGGCCAACGAGGCGGCGCTCGACGCCGGCGTTCGCTACCTCGACGCCGACCTCAACCGGGCGTTCCCCGGCGACCCGGACGCGGCGGCCCACGAGGAGCGGCTCGCCGCCGACCTGCTCGACGCGCTCGCCGGCTGTTCGACGCTGGCGATTCACTCGACGCAGTCGTACGCCGAGCCGTTCGCCGTCGTCGATTCCATGGACGAGGTCGCCCGCGCGGTCGCCCCGCACCTCCCGGTCGACACCGTGATCCAGACCGACGCGTTCACCGAGGGCCGGCTCATCGAACACCCGCACACCCTCGAAGTGGAGGCCGGCCTGCAGGGCTCCGACGGCGCCGCTGACAACGCGTACTGGCTCTCGCGGGCGTTTCTGGCCGCGACCGGCGTCCTCCCGGCGCCGGGCGCGGAGGGCGTCGTCGACGCCGGGGGACGCGAGGCGGTCGAGGTGTTCCGGCTCCGCGACCGGATCCCCAAACCGGATGCGGAGGCGTACGAGGTGTTCGCCCGCAACTTCGAGCGCGTCGAGGCCGGCGAGGCCTTCGCCGCCGCCGGCGACGAACAGCTCCGCGCGGACGAGCCGTTCTACCCCGTCCTGCTCTCGCCGTACGGCTACCGCGACCAGTTCGGCTACGTCGCTGACCGGGTCGGCACCATCGAGTGA
- a CDS encoding CBS domain-containing protein: MRGIKVGTALGIPIRLNWTFLIVLPLFAYLIGSQVGMIAGVMNDAFGAGIDPAAVGAGITPWTLGLAAALGLFGGVLLHEFGHSIVAMRYGYEIESITLWLLGGIASFAEFPEDWKHEFWIAIAGPLVSVGVGAVCYVVFQLAPSGANAVLFVFGYLALLNVVLAVFNMLPAFPMDGGRVLRAILARNQPHAQATQRAAAVGKVFAFFMGLLGVFTFQLLLIVLAFFVYIAASGEAQQTTLRAAFEDVTVADVMTPREELHTVTEDTSVATLMNRMFEERHTGYPVIHGDSLVGMVTLADARSIREVERDAYQVSDVMETQLVGVGPETDAMTALQTMQEHGVGRLPVVDRQEQLVGLISRSDLMTAFNIIQTGGTPSIITGRRQQSDGGPGVF; the protein is encoded by the coding sequence ATGCGTGGAATCAAGGTCGGGACGGCGCTGGGAATCCCGATCAGGCTCAACTGGACGTTTCTGATCGTACTGCCGCTTTTCGCCTATCTCATCGGCTCGCAGGTCGGCATGATCGCCGGGGTGATGAACGACGCGTTCGGCGCCGGCATCGACCCCGCCGCGGTCGGCGCGGGTATCACCCCGTGGACGCTCGGGTTGGCGGCCGCCCTCGGGCTGTTCGGCGGCGTCCTCCTCCACGAGTTCGGCCACTCGATCGTCGCCATGCGGTACGGCTACGAGATCGAATCGATCACGCTGTGGCTGCTCGGCGGGATCGCGAGCTTCGCCGAGTTCCCCGAAGACTGGAAACACGAGTTCTGGATCGCGATCGCCGGCCCGCTCGTCAGCGTCGGGGTCGGCGCCGTCTGTTACGTGGTGTTCCAACTCGCGCCGAGCGGCGCGAACGCCGTGCTGTTCGTCTTCGGCTACCTGGCGCTGTTAAACGTCGTCCTCGCGGTGTTCAACATGCTGCCCGCGTTCCCGATGGACGGCGGGCGCGTCCTCCGAGCGATCCTCGCGCGGAACCAGCCGCACGCGCAGGCGACCCAGCGCGCCGCGGCGGTCGGGAAGGTGTTCGCCTTCTTCATGGGGCTTCTCGGCGTGTTCACGTTCCAACTGCTGTTGATCGTGTTGGCCTTCTTCGTGTACATCGCCGCCTCGGGCGAGGCCCAGCAGACGACGCTGAGAGCGGCCTTCGAGGACGTGACCGTCGCCGACGTGATGACTCCTCGGGAGGAACTCCACACCGTCACCGAAGACACCTCGGTGGCGACGCTGATGAACCGGATGTTCGAGGAGCGTCACACCGGCTATCCCGTGATCCACGGCGACAGCCTCGTCGGGATGGTGACGCTGGCCGACGCCCGCTCGATCAGAGAGGTCGAGCGCGACGCCTACCAGGTGAGCGACGTGATGGAGACGCAGTTGGTCGGCGTCGGCCCCGAGACCGACGCGATGACCGCGCTACAGACGATGCAGGAACACGGCGTCGGGCGGCTCCCGGTGGTCGACCGGCAGGAGCAGCTGGTCGGGCTCATCTCGCGGTCGGACCTGATGACCGCGTTCAACATCATCCAGACGGGCGGCACGCCGAGTATCATCACCGGCCGGCGACAGCAGTCCGACGGCGGCCCCGGCGTGTTCTGA
- the larE gene encoding ATP-dependent sacrificial sulfur transferase LarE: MSQHPLAAADSDLAPETAAKAATARDALAERDAVLVAFSGGVDSAVVAALASDVLGDDAVACTARSETLPAAELDDAKRVADEIGISHEVVTFSELDDPNFVANDGERCYHCRTMRLGRMYETAAELGIETVCDGTNADDPGEGHRPGLRAVEELDVVSPLLEAGLTKDDVRAVADAYGLSVADKPSMACLSSRIPTGLEVTKARLTRVEKAERVLREWGFEGFRVRDHDGLARVEIAPDELERALDPAFADAVHEHLTDVGFDYVTLDMAGYRTGSVSPDGESEAEGAAEAEGDDAHAGSDDSAPDLGRQYPR, encoded by the coding sequence ATGAGTCAGCACCCCCTCGCCGCCGCCGACAGCGACCTCGCTCCGGAGACGGCGGCGAAAGCGGCGACCGCCCGCGACGCGCTCGCCGAGCGCGACGCCGTCCTCGTGGCGTTCTCGGGCGGCGTGGACTCCGCGGTCGTCGCGGCGCTCGCGTCCGACGTGCTCGGCGACGACGCGGTCGCCTGTACGGCCCGGAGCGAGACGCTGCCGGCCGCGGAGCTCGACGACGCGAAGCGGGTCGCCGACGAGATCGGGATCTCCCACGAGGTGGTCACCTTCTCCGAGCTCGACGACCCGAACTTCGTCGCCAACGACGGCGAACGCTGTTACCACTGCCGCACGATGCGGCTCGGTCGGATGTACGAGACGGCCGCGGAGCTGGGCATCGAGACGGTCTGTGACGGGACGAACGCCGACGATCCGGGCGAGGGCCACCGCCCCGGCCTCCGCGCGGTCGAGGAACTGGACGTGGTCTCGCCGCTCTTGGAGGCGGGACTCACCAAAGACGACGTGCGGGCCGTCGCCGACGCGTACGGGCTGTCGGTCGCGGATAAACCGTCGATGGCGTGTCTCTCCTCCCGAATCCCGACCGGACTGGAGGTGACGAAGGCGCGGCTGACGCGCGTCGAGAAGGCCGAGCGCGTGCTCCGCGAGTGGGGGTTCGAGGGGTTCCGCGTCCGCGACCACGACGGGCTCGCCCGCGTCGAGATCGCCCCCGACGAACTGGAGCGCGCGCTCGACCCGGCCTTCGCCGACGCGGTCCACGAACACCTCACCGACGTGGGGTTCGACTACGTGACCCTCGACATGGCCGGCTACCGCACCGGCAGCGTGAGCCCGGACGGCGAGAGCGAGGCCGAGGGCGCCGCGGAGGCCGAGGGCGACGACGCCCACGCCGGGTCCGACGACTCCGCTCCCGACCTCGGCCGCCAGTACCCGCGCTGA
- a CDS encoding HAMP domain-containing sensor histidine kinase, with product MARDDAVPTYAESIVAALGDGAYVLDTDRNRVFVNDRLREVTGFDEAVLHGKHPERIVAEGHWDEAAGDRFRAATERVLAGESDDERVQLTTRLADGSTITSETRLTPLTADGVRDGNEKGADDGNDAAPGEICGVIGVIRDVTDRVERERELSRLNERLERLAAFLSHDLKNPLSVARGYVELTRDTGDVDRLDPADEALERMEALIDEALVLVRDPSAIDVTLEPVDLAALATSCWESGDAGTPPADATLVVEDAGPVTADRALLRRAVGNLLKNAFDHAGDAPTIRVGVDDRGLYVADDGPGIAAADLDEITEFGVSKDGGTGIGLAIVDRVAAAHGWELVVDESDAGGFRATLVGAESTT from the coding sequence ATGGCCCGTGACGACGCCGTCCCGACATACGCCGAGTCGATCGTCGCTGCCCTCGGCGACGGTGCGTACGTCCTCGATACGGACCGGAACCGCGTGTTCGTCAACGACCGGCTCCGGGAGGTGACGGGGTTCGACGAGGCGGTCCTCCACGGCAAACACCCGGAGCGGATCGTCGCCGAGGGGCATTGGGACGAGGCGGCGGGCGACCGATTTCGCGCCGCCACAGAGCGCGTCCTCGCCGGCGAATCCGACGACGAGCGCGTCCAGTTGACGACGCGGCTCGCCGACGGATCGACGATCACGAGCGAGACGCGGCTCACGCCGTTGACCGCCGACGGGGTGAGAGACGGCAACGAGAAGGGAGCCGACGACGGGAACGACGCCGCACCCGGCGAGATCTGCGGCGTCATCGGCGTGATCCGCGACGTGACGGACCGCGTCGAGCGCGAACGCGAGCTGTCGCGGCTCAACGAGCGGCTGGAACGCCTCGCCGCGTTCCTCTCGCACGACCTGAAGAACCCGCTCTCCGTCGCCCGCGGGTACGTGGAGCTGACCCGCGACACCGGAGACGTGGACCGACTCGACCCCGCGGACGAGGCGCTCGAACGCATGGAGGCGCTGATAGACGAGGCGCTCGTGCTGGTCCGCGACCCCTCTGCGATCGACGTCACCCTCGAACCGGTCGACCTCGCCGCGCTCGCGACGAGCTGTTGGGAGTCGGGCGACGCCGGGACGCCGCCCGCGGACGCGACGCTCGTCGTCGAGGACGCCGGACCGGTCACCGCGGACCGCGCCCTGCTCCGGCGGGCGGTCGGAAATCTGCTGAAAAATGCGTTCGACCACGCGGGCGACGCGCCGACGATCCGGGTCGGCGTCGACGACCGCGGACTGTACGTCGCCGACGACGGGCCGGGAATCGCCGCCGCCGACCTGGACGAAATCACCGAGTTCGGCGTCTCGAAGGACGGCGGAACGGGGATCGGGCTCGCCATCGTCGACCGGGTCGCGGCCGCTCACGGCTGGGAACTCGTGGTCGACGAGTCCGACGCAGGGGGGTTCCGGGCGACGTTGGTCGGTGCGGAATCGACGACGTAA